One Paramisgurnus dabryanus chromosome 8, PD_genome_1.1, whole genome shotgun sequence DNA window includes the following coding sequences:
- the LOC135771742 gene encoding uncharacterized protein yields the protein MCSVKLIDCTNLMMKIKTEPTEMKTEPTEIKTEPTEIKTEPTEIKTEPTEIKTEPTEIKTEPTEEEDLTDEDDIFIPSDVKSDSCLDIEITSSTSKERLTAQTLSCITCGKKFSSQRHLETHERKHTEQKLFNRSEISFTTLQEKKLHSEDHREKKKKKQFHCEQCGRIFVSSSNLKVHMGTHRGEKPFNCTECGKYFRTKDNLKVHQRIHTGEKPYECPHCEKRFISKHSLKKHMLSHTNERPYQCSECGKTFRDSGSLKSHQNIHFKEKLHQCSHCDKRFWHKCQLIAHERIHTGEKPYKCSQCDKTFAYLRYLEGHQSVHTGEKPHHCSLCGKSFSLKHNLQNHKRIHTREKPFKCSQCDMTFAQSSYLKSHQKVHTGKKP from the exons atgtgttcagttaaactcatcgactgcacgaacctcatgatgaagattaaaactgaacccacagaaatgaaaactgaacccacagaaatcaaaactgaacccacagaaatcaaaactgaacccacagaaatcaaaactgaacccacagaaatcaaaactgaacccacagaaatcaaaactgaacccacagaagagGAAGATCTCACTGATGAAGATGATATTTTTATTCCATCAG atgtgaagagtgattcatgtttggatatagaaataacttcctcaacatcaaaagagcgactgacagcacaaactctttcctgcatcacctgtggaaagaaattcagctcacagagacatttagagacacatgagagaaaacacacagaacagaaactcttcaacagatctgagatcagctttactaccttacaagagaagaaacttcattcagaagaccacagagagaagaagaagaagaagcagtttCACTGTGAGCAGTGTGGGAGGATTTTTGTCTCTTCCTCTAATCTAAAGGTTCACATGGGGACACACCGTGGTGAAAAGCCTTTCAactgcactgaatgtggaaAATACTTCAGAACCAAAGACAATCTTAAAGTTCATCAGAGaattcacacaggagaaaaaccttacGAGTGTCCTCACTGTGAGAAGAGATTTATCTCTAAACATAGTCTGAAGAAACATATGCTTTCACACACCAATGAGAGACCGTATCAGTGCAGTGAATGTGGAAAAACCTTTAGGGATTCAGGTTCATTAAAATCACACCAAAATATTCACTTTAAAGAGAAACTCCATCAgtgttcacactgtgataaaCGTTTCTGGCATAAATGTCAGCTGATAGCCcatgagagaattcacactggagaaaaaccttacaaatgctctcagtgtgacaagacttTTGCTTATTTACGTTACTTAGAAGGCCATCAGAgtgttcatactggagagaaacctcatcactgtagtctctgtgggaagagttttagtctaAAGCATAACTTACAAAATCACAAGAGAATTCATACAcgtgaaaaacctttcaaatgctctcagtgtgacatgaCGTTTGCTCAGTCAAGTTACTTAAAATCCCATCAGAAAGTACATACAGGAAAGAAACCTTAA